In Rutidosis leptorrhynchoides isolate AG116_Rl617_1_P2 chromosome 2, CSIRO_AGI_Rlap_v1, whole genome shotgun sequence, one genomic interval encodes:
- the LOC139890010 gene encoding uncharacterized protein — protein sequence MEMEAPWQWGLLITGYRKKIEIFVWRTRLRRIPAKVELDKRGGDLGSTRCSVCDNDVETMDHILLHCPFAKDAVEWVSGYLIWKNRNQTIFRGKKGNGPMILNEIQVRSFEWISKRSRKTTLDWNQWLLNPKSFDDKG from the exons ATGGAAATGGAAGCTCCATGGCAGTGGGGGCTTCTCATCACAG GCTACCGaaaaaaaattgagatttttgtgtGGCGCACTAGACTTCGAAGGATTCCGGCTAAGGTAGAATTAGACAAGCGTGGCGGTGATCTAGGGTCAACTCGATGTTCCGTATGCGATAATGACGTCGAAACAATGGATCACATATTGCTCCACTGTCCTTTCGCGAAAGAT GCCGTAGAATGGGTTAGTGGATACCTTATTTGGAAGAATCGAAACCAAACAATTTTTCGTGGAAAGAAAGGTAACGGTCCCATGATCCTAAATGAAATTCAAGTACGATCATTTGAGTGGATCTCGAAACGTTCAAGGAAGACAACACTCGATTGGAATCAATGGCTCCTCAATCCAAAATCGTTCGATGATAAAGGCTGA
- the LOC139890009 gene encoding peptide-N4-(N-acetyl-beta-glucosaminyl)asparagine amidase A-like has protein sequence MNIVTITLLFFTITIPSTFSQPHNYTNFITPFETPQQQYYELTQQLPPNNIAPSCSINVLNHTFENTTNYVTVDYTPPSTTCEWSHAVLEFHAECIGQPIGHNIAGVWIEGVELLRTSMANPSDNETIFWNVRKDVTRYFSIITQNNLTLSVMLENLINEGVNYSVNVSFIFYSKFETSNLNRKLISYKDDRVNYDKLGLIREHQPADLIIPISTTIDEGCWFRIQDEFDVKMANVEISKRTYKAVLELYVSFHGDDEFWYMNPPDSYLKAYDLSNKKIKGPYREVLVTIDDKLVGIVTPYPVIYTNGINPLLWRPFVAIGAFDLPSYDIEFTPYLGFLLDNKKHSISFQVTNGVSYWLVSANLHMWLDHSNVQAFVEYTTPSMEIEDDYDFDGLDGEFEIEIERRTSTIGWIHSSLGILRTKVTEEMHFRNKLKFSEKGSRKQLEQKIKTKTRVKMTNEKDHLVRKTITEKLYPLNIDIVTGAEIGIGTPMMNTTVVQGRRESFSDEKASIKRVMNRNLNCSGSMLVNGDSIVSGSMENHQNYKYKDDINGHGCYSRKVDVVESVVVVDEASLICVH, from the coding sequence ATGAACATAGTCACCATTACTCTGCTATTCTTCACCATCACAATTCCGTCTACATTCTCACAACCACATAATTACACCAATTTCATCACACCTTTTGAAACACCTCAACAACAATACTATGAACTCACCCAACAACTTCCTCCTAACAACATTGCTCCCTCATGCTCTATCAACGTACTCAATCACACCTTCGAAAACACGACTAATTACGTCACCGTTGACTACACGCCACCTTCCACCACGTGTGAGTGGTCTCACGCGGTCCTCGAGTTTCATGCTGAATGTATAGGTCAACCTATAGGTCACAACATTGCCGGTGTTTGGATTGAAGGAGTCGAGTTGTTACGTACTAGTATGGCTAATCCTTCTGATAACGAAACGATCTTTTGGAATGTTCGAAAGGATGTTACTAGGTATTTTTCAATTATTACTCAAAATAATCTCACACTTTCTGTTATGCTCGAAAACCTAATTAACGAAGGCGTTAATTACTCCGTTAATGTCTCGTTTATATTCTACTCCAAGTTTGAAACAAGCAATTTGAATAGAAAATTGATTAGTTATAAGGATGATAGAGTAAACTATGATAAATTAGGGTTAATTCGTGAACATCAGCCAGCTGATTTGATCATACCGATATCTACAACGATTGATGAAGGGTGTTGGTTTCGAATTCAAGATGAATTTGATGTGAAAATGGCTAATGTTGAAATTTCGAAACGAACTTATAAGGCGGTGCTTGAATTGTATGTTTCGTTTCATGGTGATGATGAGTTTTGGTACATGAATCCTCCGGATTCGTATCTAAAAGCTTACGATTtatcgaataagaaaattaagggaCCGTATCGTGAAGTTTTGGTGACGATTGACGATAAATTGGTGGGAATAGTGACTCCATATCCGGTTATATATACGAATGGGATTAATCCTTTGCTTTGGAGACCATTTGTAGCGATTGGAGCTTTCGATCTTCCTTCTTATGATATCGAATTCACTCCGTATTTAGGGTTTCTTTTGGATAATAAGAAGCATTCAATCAGTTTTCAGGTTACTAATGGTGTTTCATATTGGCTTGTAAGTGCAAATTTgcacatgtggttggatcattcgAATGTTCAAGCGTTTGTGGAGTATACAACTCCTTCTATGGAGATCGAAGACGATTATGATTTCGATGGGCTTGATGGTGAATTCGAGATTGAAATAGAAAGAAGAACATCCACAATTGGTTGGATACATTCAAGCTTAGGCATATTAAGAACGAAAGTGACCGAAGAAATGCATTTTAGAAACAAACTCAAATTTTCGGAAAAAGGATCTCGAAAACAACTAGAACAAAAGATCAAAACAAAGACAAGAGTAAAGATGACAAATGAGAAGGATCACTTAGTCCGAAAAACTATAACTGAAAAGTTATACCCTCTGAATATTGATATTGTGACGGGTGCCGAAATTGGTATAGGGACTCCTATGATGAACACGACGGTGGTTCAAGGGCGTCGCGAGAGTTTTTCTGATGAAAAAGCGTCGATAAAAAGAGTTATGAACAGGAATTTAAATTGTAGCGGTTCAATGTTGGTGAATGGCGATTCTATCGTTTCGGGTTCAATGGAAAATCATCAGAATTATAAGTACAAGGATGATATTAATGGCCATGGCTGCTACTCTCGAAAGGTTGATGTCGTGGAGAGTGTTGTTGTTGTCGATGAAGCGAGCTTGATTTGTGTCCATTAG